Proteins from one Malaya genurostris strain Urasoe2022 chromosome 2, Malgen_1.1, whole genome shotgun sequence genomic window:
- the LOC131429969 gene encoding arrestin domain-containing protein 17-like translates to MGLKDCEIELDNPWNTYYAGQTVNGKVTFTFDSPKKIRGIVIKFTGEAETKWSQTETKTDQEGKQYESTTNLTGQEEYFQIQYYLLGGKNSNEIELPAGTHSYPFTCALPPTLPSSFEGEWGFVRYTVKVTLDRPWKFDQDLKMAFTVISPVDLNQNPRVKDPFKLEREKTFCCFCCASGPLSVIVHIPVTGFVSGQTIPLTIECDNASNVGVESIKLSLRKLLAFHVMNPRRETKKKKEIISAISVGPVEGGNSQTWNQHILIPPLPPSNLVNCGIIDVDYDIKVEAVVAGPHANLDGNIPIVLGTVPLASFQPPQPYTDNPPETDPSMLPTQPVSPASPPNGTGGALGWSIANGGDSLYPNIPPPTFAEADFKAPNISSKNDSEFTRFVGPSEYAPRYPTYAFTPSAPPADL, encoded by the exons ATGGGATTGAAAGACTGTGAGATAGAGTTGGACAATCCATGGAACACGTATTACGCCGGTCAGACTGTCAATGGAAAAGTTACCTTCACCTTTGATTCTCCGAAAAAAATCCGAG GAATTGTCATTAAATTCACTGGTGAGGCTGAAACCAAGTGGAGCCAAACTGAAACAAAAACCGATCAGGAGGGTAAACAGTATGAATCGACTACCAATCTGACCGGACAGGAAGAGTACTTCCAAATCCAGTACTACCTGCTCGGTGGCAAGAACAGCAACGAAATTGAACTACCAGCAGGAACTCACAGCTACCCTTTTACATGTGCTCTGCCTCCAACGCTGCCGTCATCTTTCGAGGGTGAATGGGGATTTGTTCGGTACACGGTCAAAGTGACTCTCGATCGACCATGGAAATTTGATCAGGATCTCAAAATGGCGTTTACCGTCATTTCACCTGTTGACCTGAACCAGAATCCACGAGTGAAGGATCCTTTCAAACTGGAACGCGAGAAAACCTTCTGTTGCTTCTGCTGTGCATCCGGGCCACTAAGTGTCATTGTGCACATTCCTGTGACTGGATTCGTATCCGGTCAAACGATTCCACTGACAATTGAATGCGATAATGCCAGTAACGTGGGCGTAGAGTCGATCAAGCTAAGCCTGCGGAAATTACTAGCATTCCATGTAATGAATCCTCGCCgtgaaacgaaaaagaaaaaggaAATAATCTCGGCAATATCCGTCGGGCCGGTAGAGGGCGGTAACAGTCAGACTTGGAATCAGCATATACTGATACCACCATTGCCACCATCAAATCTAGTTAATTGTGGCATTATCGACGTGGACTACGATATCAAGGTAGAAGCAGTGGTAGCTGGTCCACATGCTAACTTGGATGGAAATATTCCCATCGTTTTGGGAACAGTTCCACTGGCGTCATTCCAGCCACCCCAACCGTACACAGATAATCCTCCCGAGACGGATCCTTCGATGCTACCAACTCAACCAGTCAGTCCAGCTAGTCCCCCGAATGGTACCGGCGGTGCACTCGGATGGAGCATTGCAAATGGTGGAGATAGTCTTTATCCGAATATTC CACCCCCAACATTCGCCGAAGCCGACTTCAAGGCACCGAATATCTCCAGTAAGAACGACAGTGAGTTTACCCGATTCGTGGGGCCATCGGAGTATGCTCCGCGTTATCCGACATATGCTTTTACGCCATCAGCGCCACCTGCCGACTTGTAG